The nucleotide sequence TTCAATTAACTGTTCTTTGGAAAAGGACACTTTCCCCAAAGGAGCATGAACAATCCCATTTTTTTCAACACGATATTCAACCTTACCTGCCTTAATTTCCCGCACAGCCCGTTCTACTTCAAAAGTAACAGTACCTACTTTGGGATTAGGCATTAAACCCTTAGGTCCAAGCAGCCTCCCCAAACGTCCTACAATACTCATCAGATCTGGTGTAGCCACGACTGCCTGAAAACCAAACCAGCCTTCTTGGACTTTAGCTACTAAATCTTCAGCTCCGACAAAATCAGCTCCGGCTTCTTCAGCTTCACGGGCCTTCTCCCCTTTGGCAAAAACCAAAACAGTACGCGTTTTACCAGTACCATGTGGTAAAACCAAAGCACCGCGAACTTGCTGATCGGCATGACGCGGATCAACATTTAACCGAAAAGCGACCTCCACGGTTTCATCAAAATTAGCCTGAGCCAAACTTTTTACCAACCGTAAAGCCTCTGCCGGTTCATATAATTTACTTTTATCAATCTGCTTTACCATTTCCCGATACTTTTTTCCCCTTTTAATCATCAACCTTGCCTCCTTGTGGTGCTAACGGATTACTCCTCCCACCTTAATCTTCAATAATTTCAATACCCATACTACGTGCCGTACCCTCAATCAAACGCATAGCTGCTTCAAGAGAAGCTGCATTCAAATCTGGTTTTTTCATTTCGGCAATTTCCCGCACCTTAGAACGCGGCACCTGACCGACCTTCTGCAAATGCGGTTCTCCCGCGGCCTTTTCAATTCCAGCCGCCTTTTTTAAAAGTACAGCTGCTGGCGGAGTTTTACAAATAAAAGAAAAAGAACGATCAGCATAAACCGTAATTTCCACCGGAATTAAATAACCAGCTTGTTTAGCTGTTTTCTCATTAAACTCCTTGCAAAACTGCATAATGTTAACCCCGTGCTGTCCCAAAGCAGGTCCAACCGGAGGGGCCGGGGTAGCTTTACCGGCTTCACATTGTAGTTTAATAAAACCTACAACTTTTTTGGACATTGTAGGTCCACCTCCTTAATCTAATTTTTGCACTTGACTATAATCCACTTCCACAGGTGTTTCCCTACCAAACATGGTCACCAGCACCTTTAATTTAACCTTATCGGGATAAATCTCTTCGACTATACCGGTAAAATTACGAAAAGGACCAGTAATAATTTTTACACATTCACCAATATCAAACACTTCTTTAGTACGCGGTTCAGCTAAACCCATATGTCTTAAAATATGTTCAACTTCTGCTTCCAATAAAGGAATAGGCTTGGAACCAGTTCCCACAAACCCCGTTACACCAGGAGTATTACGAACCACATACCAAGATTCATCGGTTAAAATCATTTCCACCAAAACATATCCCGGGAAGATTTTCTTTTTTACTAATTTCTTTTTACCGGCTTTAACCTCTACAACATCCTCCAAAGGAACCAAAACATGAAAAATCTTATCTCCTACATTCATAGATTCTACACGCTTCTCTAAATTTGTTTTTACTTTATTTTCATAGCCGGCATATGTGTGAATCACATACCAATTCTTCTTTTCCGCAACTACAGCCCCATCGGGCAATTGAATTCACCTTCCTTTTTAAACCTAATGAAGGAATAATTTAATCAAAGAACTAAGTGCCAAATCAATCAACCAAATAGCGGTAGCTACAAAAAATACCGCTACAATAACTACACCTGTATAAATGGCAACCTCTTTCTTAGATGGCCAATGGACCTTTTTTAATTCCCCCCTAACTAATCTAAACC is from Clostridia bacterium and encodes:
- the nusG gene encoding transcription termination/antitermination protein NusG; translated protein: MPDGAVVAEKKNWYVIHTYAGYENKVKTNLEKRVESMNVGDKIFHVLVPLEDVVEVKAGKKKLVKKKIFPGYVLVEMILTDESWYVVRNTPGVTGFVGTGSKPIPLLEAEVEHILRHMGLAEPRTKEVFDIGECVKIITGPFRNFTGIVEEIYPDKVKLKVLVTMFGRETPVEVDYSQVQKLD
- the rplA gene encoding 50S ribosomal protein L1 codes for the protein MIKRGKKYREMVKQIDKSKLYEPAEALRLVKSLAQANFDETVEVAFRLNVDPRHADQQVRGALVLPHGTGKTRTVLVFAKGEKAREAEEAGADFVGAEDLVAKVQEGWFGFQAVVATPDLMSIVGRLGRLLGPKGLMPNPKVGTVTFEVERAVREIKAGKVEYRVEKNGIVHAPLGKVSFSKEQLIENFQALADVILKARPAGVKGQYVKSVAVSSTMGPAIKINPFKLR
- the rplK gene encoding 50S ribosomal protein L11, whose translation is MSKKVVGFIKLQCEAGKATPAPPVGPALGQHGVNIMQFCKEFNEKTAKQAGYLIPVEITVYADRSFSFICKTPPAAVLLKKAAGIEKAAGEPHLQKVGQVPRSKVREIAEMKKPDLNAASLEAAMRLIEGTARSMGIEIIED
- the secE gene encoding preprotein translocase subunit SecE, with translation MSVAKGQRLGFFARLGRWFRLVRGELKKVHWPSKKEVAIYTGVVIVAVFFVATAIWLIDLALSSLIKLFLH